In Acidobacteriota bacterium, one DNA window encodes the following:
- the hypE gene encoding hydrogenase expression/formation protein HypE — protein sequence MKRDRVVLGHGSGGKLTSELIREIFLPRFRNPILSSLSDSAVFSHKDIRFAFTTDSYVVDPIFFPGGDIGRLAIYGTVNDLAMSGAQPVFLSAGFILEEGFLISDLERIADSMAEAASECGISLIAGDTKVVPKGKGDKVFINTSGIGIVPQGVDISPTKVKPGDVIIINGGIGEHGIAVIAAREELSLSSEIESDLAPLHRLVSRMLSETKRINALRDLTRGGLGTALAEIARQAKVGMVVEEEKIPVRDEVKGACELLGFDPLYVANEGKLIAFCPEEEAEGLITAMRKDPKGRDAVIIGKVVSEHPGRVILRTRVGGERLVDLLPGEQLPRIC from the coding sequence GTGAAACGGGATAGGGTCGTTCTGGGACACGGAAGCGGGGGAAAGCTGACCTCGGAGTTGATAAGGGAGATATTTCTCCCTCGATTTAGAAATCCCATCCTTTCCTCTCTCTCCGATTCCGCCGTCTTCTCTCATAAAGACATCCGCTTTGCCTTCACCACCGATTCTTATGTCGTCGATCCCATATTCTTCCCCGGAGGAGATATCGGACGGCTGGCTATCTACGGTACGGTCAATGACCTGGCGATGAGTGGGGCTCAGCCGGTTTTCCTTTCCGCTGGTTTCATCCTCGAGGAGGGTTTTCTCATCAGCGATCTTGAGCGGATAGCTGATTCTATGGCGGAGGCAGCTTCTGAATGCGGAATTTCTTTGATCGCTGGTGATACCAAGGTGGTGCCCAAAGGAAAGGGCGATAAGGTCTTCATCAACACCTCTGGAATAGGGATTGTCCCCCAAGGGGTGGATATCTCCCCAACCAAGGTTAAGCCGGGGGATGTGATTATTATAAACGGAGGGATAGGGGAACACGGCATCGCGGTTATCGCAGCGAGGGAAGAACTTTCCCTTTCTTCCGAGATAGAAAGTGATCTTGCTCCCCTTCATCGCCTCGTCTCCCGGATGCTTTCGGAAACGAAGAGGATAAACGCCCTCCGCGACCTTACCCGAGGGGGGCTCGGAACTGCTTTAGCGGAGATCGCTCGTCAGGCGAAAGTGGGAATGGTCGTTGAGGAGGAGAAAATCCCGGTAAGAGATGAGGTCAAGGGCGCTTGCGAGCTTCTTGGTTTCGATCCCCTTTATGTGGCGAACGAAGGGAAATTGATAGCCTTCTGCCCTGAGGAAGAAGCGGAAGGATTGATCACTGCAATGAGGAAAGACCCAAAAGGAAGGGATGCAGTAATAATAGGGAAGGTCGTTTCGGAACATCCGGGAAGGGTGATATTGAGGACGAGGGTTGGTGGGGAACGTCTGGTTGATCTTCTTCCCGGAGAGCAACTCCCCCGGATCTGTTAG
- the hypD gene encoding hydrogenase formation protein HypD translates to MKFIDEFRDKSLSLKLASEIERLMEGVSPLSFMEVCGTHTMAIFRNGIKALLPEAIKLVSGPGCPVCVTPTSYIDYAIALSRLPQVVITTFGDMVRVPGSDRSLDEEKGEGAQVKVVYSPLDAVEFAEKNEGKEVVFLGVGFETTAPTVAASIIEAKRRGLPNFSVLSAHKLMPPAMRALVASGEIGLDGFILPAHVTTIIGLRPYRFLADEFGLSAVVAGFEPIDILEGILMLVRQRIEGRADIENQYRRVVRPEGNKRAQELIAEVFTPTDAEWRGLGVVPQSGLKIKEKYAQFDAERRFKIELPPVKDNPACRCGEVIKGLIPPLDCPLYQKVCTPEHPIGPCMVSSEGTCAAYYKYGGFE, encoded by the coding sequence GAAACTCGCTTCCGAGATAGAACGATTGATGGAGGGTGTTTCCCCCCTCTCCTTTATGGAGGTCTGTGGCACTCACACGATGGCGATATTCCGAAACGGGATAAAAGCACTCCTTCCGGAGGCTATCAAGCTCGTCTCTGGTCCTGGGTGTCCTGTCTGTGTCACTCCTACCTCCTATATCGATTACGCCATCGCCTTATCCCGGCTTCCTCAAGTAGTCATCACCACCTTTGGGGATATGGTGCGGGTACCCGGAAGCGATAGAAGCCTCGATGAGGAAAAGGGGGAGGGGGCTCAGGTTAAGGTGGTCTATTCACCGCTCGATGCGGTGGAATTCGCCGAGAAGAATGAGGGGAAGGAGGTTGTTTTTCTTGGGGTAGGGTTTGAGACCACTGCTCCTACCGTCGCTGCCTCCATTATCGAGGCGAAAAGAAGGGGACTTCCCAATTTCAGCGTTCTTTCAGCACATAAGCTGATGCCGCCAGCTATGAGAGCACTCGTTGCCTCAGGGGAGATCGGACTCGATGGCTTCATCCTCCCCGCCCATGTCACCACCATTATCGGCCTTCGTCCTTACCGCTTCCTTGCTGATGAATTCGGGCTTTCGGCAGTGGTTGCCGGATTTGAACCGATAGACATCCTTGAAGGTATATTGATGCTCGTAAGACAGAGAATAGAGGGGAGAGCGGATATAGAGAACCAGTATCGCCGGGTGGTTCGACCGGAGGGAAACAAGAGGGCGCAGGAGTTGATCGCCGAGGTATTTACGCCCACCGATGCGGAATGGCGAGGCCTTGGGGTTGTTCCCCAAAGTGGGCTTAAGATCAAGGAAAAATACGCCCAATTCGACGCTGAGAGGCGTTTTAAAATAGAACTTCCTCCGGTTAAAGATAACCCTGCCTGCCGTTGTGGGGAGGTGATAAAGGGGTTGATTCCTCCCCTCGATTGCCCCCTTTATCAGAAGGTTTGTACCCCGGAGCATCCAATAGGTCCTTGTATGGTCTCATCCGAAGGAACCTGTGCTGCCTACTATAAGTATGGAGGCTTTGAGTGA